One genomic region from Thermoanaerobaculia bacterium encodes:
- a CDS encoding serine hydrolase: MSDPLGDFLEAEIEAGSFPSGTALVGSGNRIEFQAARNAPKDALWDLASLTKVLTTAALARLAANQGLEWDRAIGDYLPDFKRTRFEDIRVRHLATHVSGLPAWRPLYASGFGAHAYRRALATLEPESRPGKSVVYSDLGTLVFGEILETVLSEPIDRAFAREIASPAASGAVFGPLADAERAMPTERGNRFEAELCEKLGIRFGGFRTETIRGEVHDGNAWGRGGVAAHAGLFGTAEDVWKLARPWLGSAGEFGDDGTPDLPESRGLFWQRKRGAGSAIDAFPESSIGHTGFTGTSVWIDRERGRIYVLLTNRVHPEVGPVDFNAVRRRFHEAAVDVD, encoded by the coding sequence GTGAGCGATCCGCTCGGCGATTTCCTGGAGGCCGAGATCGAGGCGGGAAGCTTTCCCTCCGGCACGGCGCTCGTCGGCTCCGGAAATCGGATCGAGTTCCAGGCGGCCCGGAACGCGCCGAAGGATGCTCTCTGGGACCTCGCCTCGCTGACGAAGGTCCTCACGACGGCGGCGCTCGCGCGCCTGGCGGCGAACCAGGGGCTCGAGTGGGATCGCGCGATCGGCGATTACCTCCCGGATTTCAAGCGCACGCGTTTCGAGGACATTCGCGTGCGTCATCTCGCGACCCACGTCTCGGGTCTTCCGGCCTGGCGCCCGCTGTACGCGTCGGGGTTCGGCGCGCACGCCTACCGGCGGGCGCTCGCGACCCTCGAGCCGGAGTCGAGGCCGGGCAAATCGGTCGTCTACAGCGACCTCGGGACGCTCGTGTTCGGCGAGATCCTCGAGACGGTCCTCTCGGAGCCGATCGATCGCGCGTTCGCGCGCGAGATCGCGTCGCCCGCCGCCAGCGGAGCGGTTTTCGGCCCCCTTGCCGACGCGGAGCGCGCGATGCCGACCGAACGCGGGAACCGCTTCGAGGCGGAGCTCTGCGAAAAGCTCGGTATCCGCTTCGGCGGCTTCCGCACGGAGACGATCCGCGGGGAAGTACACGACGGGAACGCGTGGGGGCGCGGCGGCGTCGCCGCGCACGCGGGCCTGTTCGGAACCGCGGAAGACGTCTGGAAGCTCGCGCGTCCATGGCTCGGCTCGGCCGGCGAGTTCGGCGACGACGGAACTCCCGATCTTCCCGAGTCGCGCGGCCTCTTCTGGCAGCGCAAGCGCGGCGCGGGCTCGGCGATCGACGCTTTTCCCGAGTCGTCGATCGGCCACACGGGTTTCACCGGAACGTCGGTCTGGATCGACCGGGAGCGCGGGAGGATTTACGTTCTGCTGACGAACCGCGTGCACCCGGAGGTCGGGCCGGTCGACTTCAACGCCGTGC